TTGAGTGCCATCACCGACCGCGTGATAGACGAGGTGAAGGCCTGGCAGGGACGGCCATTGGAGAGCGTCTACCCGTTCGTATGGCTGGACGCGATACACTACAAGGTGAAGGAGAACGGAGGCATCCGCAGCAAGGCGGTGTACTGCATGCTGGGGGTGAACCGCGAAGGCATCAAGGAACTGCTGGGCATGTATGTGGGCGAGAACGAAGGCGCAAGGTTCTGGCTCAGCGTCATCAGCGACCTTCAGAACCGTGGTGTGAAGGACATCATCATTGCCAGTGTCGATAACCTCAAAGGCCTGTCCAACGCCATCAAAAGCGTGTTCCCCCATACCGAGGTGCAGCTCTGCATCGTACATCAGATACGCAACTCCATGAAGAATGTACCCTATAAGCAAAGACCACAGGTCGTTGAGGCCCTCAAGGCCATATACACCGCCCCATCAAAGGATCAGGCAGAGGTGGCCCTTGCCAAGTTGGAAGAGAACTGGGGCGGGCAATATCCGGCCATGGTCAGAAGCTGGCTCAATAACTGGGAAGAGCTCAGCAACCACTTCAAGTACCCAGATGCCATCCGCAAGCGGATATACACCACCAACCCCATA
The window above is part of the Flavobacteriales bacterium genome. Proteins encoded here:
- a CDS encoding IS256 family transposase, whose translation is MEALKNGKELGGKDGVLAPMLKRLLEAAMEGEMDAHLKETDTPNRRNGRMGKKVKTGFGSIEVNTPRDRNSSFEPEILPKRQTTLGASLDHKVISLYGIGMSYADICAHLEELYGVTTSPATLSAITDRVIDEVKAWQGRPLESVYPFVWLDAIHYKVKENGGIRSKAVYCMLGVNREGIKELLGMYVGENEGARFWLSVISDLQNRGVKDIIIASVDNLKGLSNAIKSVFPHTEVQLCIVHQIRNSMKNVPYKQRPQVVEALKAIYTAPSKDQAEVALAKLEENWGGQYPAMVRSWLNNWEELSNHFKYPDAIRKRIYTTNPIKSFHSQLRKVTKTKRVFPSDMALMKLLYLVQENLSKKWNTPVLDWKQ